The Maylandia zebra isolate NMK-2024a linkage group LG7, Mzebra_GT3a, whole genome shotgun sequence genome contains a region encoding:
- the phf21ab gene encoding PHD finger protein 21A isoform X2 yields the protein MLQLDGFPTGDSVQADRSAGRLTGSMMELQTLQEALKVEIQIHQKLVAQMKQDPQNADLKKQLHELQAKITALSEKQKKVVEQLRKELLVKQEPEAKLQLQVQTPPGGGDIKPANPLQSQQIAGALQQTLTVTPVLTTKTLVLKAAPGTVLPQRPPTVAMVTTAITKPDSQNAPINLQVAGKLTNQSSEPMRLVSKNAMVVRPKLTTPTNVPIAPAPPPPMMAAPQLLQRPVMLATKLSSSLSSSAPIHQVRIVNGQPCSKTGAAPLTGIVITTPVSAAPTRLASPAQVPLPTPVPTQTPVQPIQISSLTTEPKQTVKPGGTEQHAVVSLPSSSSTAPVSPPPRPPKKEENPEKLAFMVSLGLVTHDHLEEIQSKRQERKRRTTANPVYSGAVFEPERKKSAVSYLNSPLHQGTRKRGRPPKYSSVPDLVSLTPTSPSSPVHPLPLPSPSSGDGDIHEDFCTVCRRSGQLLMCDTCSRVYHLDCLDPPLKTIPKGMWICPKCQDQILKKEEAIPWPGTLAIVHSYIAYKEAKEEEKQKLMKWSSELKLEREQLEQRVKQLSNSITKCMETKNTILARQKEMQLSLDKVKHLIRLIQAFNFNQALAETEGKDMRVPDRAEAAVSSEAPPKVNSAEKVKAGSSLASVITEGSKPEEHGAAGSHQTGGDTSGQPDSTVLTADSGTGVGADGKAGPGGGANTGTGLQAEIVAKPETEVAAATNVPASSAVATTNGTVELARPDQSPGGGHGANAATGSENKTAAVNPPETPAEKKQEEITGSDGSNTNNSKTSEPSQHSLPALVSSLDNKK from the exons ATGCTTCAGTTGGATGGTTTTCCTACTGGAGACAGTGTTCAG gcTGATCGATCGGCTGGCAGACTGACTGGATCCATGATGGAATTACAGACGTTACAGGAGGCCCTGAAGGTGGAGATCCAGATCCATCAG AAACTGGTTGCTCAGATGAAGCAGGACCCTCAG aaCGCAGATCTGAAGAAGCAGCTCCACGAACTTCAAGCAAAGATCACAGCGCTCAGCGAGAAGCAG AAAAaggtggtggagcagctgaGGAAGGAGCTGCTGGTGAAGCAGGAGCCGGAGGCcaagctgcagctgcaggtccAAACTCCTCCAGGAGGAGGAGACATCAAGCCGGCCAACCCACTGCAGAGCCAGCAGATAGCTGGAGCGCTGCAGCAG ACGCTGACAGTGACGCCGGTCCTCACCACAAAGACGCTGGTGCTGAAAGCTGCCCCCGGCACCGTCCTGCCGCAGCGCCCGCCCACCGTCGCTATGGTAACCACAGCTATCACCAAACCCGACTCGCAGAACGCCCCCATCAACCTCCAGGTGGCCGGCAAGCTGACCAATCAGAGCTCGGAGCCCATGCGGCTGGTGTCCAAGAACGCCATGGTG GTCCGGCCAAAGCTGACCACGCCCACCAATGTCCCTATTGCACCggcccctcccccacccatgaTGGCGGCCCCCCAGTTGCTGCAGCGGCCCGTCATGTTGGCCACTAAGCTCTCGTCCTCGCTGTCGTCGTCGGCGCCCATCCACCAGGTCCGCATCGTCAACGGCCAGCCCTGCAGCAAGACCGGTGCCGCCCCGCTGACGGGCATCGTCATCACCACGCCAGTCTCCGCTGCACCCACCCGCCTCGCCAGCCCCGCCCAGGTGCCCCTGCCCACCCCCGTCCCCACTCAGACTCCGGTCCAGCCGATCCAGATCAGCAGCCTGACCACTGAGCCCAAG CAGACTGTTAAACCGGGAGGAACAGAGCAGCACGCCGTCGTCAGCCTCCCGTCCTCCTCCTCAACCGCTCCTGTGTCTCCTCCTCCCAGGCCccccaagaaagaggagaacCCAGAG AAACTGGCCTTCATGGTGTCCTTGGGCCTGGTAACACACGACCACCTGGAAG aAATTCAGAGCAAAAGACAGGAGCGTAAGAGGAGAACGACGGCCAACCCGGTGTACAGCGGCGCCGTGTTTGAACCCGAG aggaaaaagaGTGCAGTGAGTTACCTGAACAGCCCTCTGCACCAGGGGACCAGGAAGAGAG GTCGTCCACCCAAATACAGCAGCGTCCCGGACCTGGTCAGCCTCACCCCGACCTCCCCCTCCAGCCCCGTCCATCCCCTCCCCCTGCCCAGCCCCAGCTCTGGGGAT GGAGACATCCATGAGGACTTCTGCACTGTGTGCAGACGCAGTGGCCAGTTGCTCATGTGCGACACGTGTTCTCGTGTTTATCACCTGGACTGCCTGGATCCACCCCTGAAAACCATTCCTAAAGGCATGTGGATCTGTCCAAAATGCCAAGATCAG ATCCTGAAGAAAGAAGAAGCCATTCCCTGGCCCGGCACCCTGGCTATCGTTCATTCCTACATCGCTTACAAAGAAG CTAAAGAAGAGGAGAAGCAGAAGCTGATGAAgtggagctcagagctgaaACTGGAGcgagagcagctggaacagagaGTCAAGCAGCTCAGCAACTCCATAACA aaatgCATGGAGACCAAAAACACCATCCTGGCCCGCCAGAAGGAGATGCAGCTCTCCCTGGACAAAGTCAAACACCTGATTCGCCTCATCCAAGCCTTCAACTTCAACCAGGCTCTGGCAGAGACGGAGGGCAAAGACATGAGAGTCCCGGACAGGGCTGAGGCCGCGGTCAGCTCTGAAGCTCCGCCCAAAGTCAACTCGGCGGAGAAGGTGAAGGCGGGGAGCTCCTTGGCCAGCGTCATCACCGAAGGGAGCAAGCCCGAGGAGCACGGAGCCGCGGGGAGCCACCAGACGGGCGGAGACACCTCCGGCCAGCCCGACAGCACAGTCCTAACGGCAGATAGCGGCACCGGCGTGGGGGCGGACGGAAAGGCGGGGCCGGGGGGAGGGGCTAACACGGGGACTGGTCTCCAGGCGGAGATCGTAGCCAAGCCTGAGACTGAGGTAGCCGCGGCAACTAATGTTCCCGCTTCTTCGGCCGTTGCCACCACCAACGGCACAGTCGAGCTAGCCCGTCCCGATCAGAGCCCCGGCGGAGGCCACGGCGCCAACGCCGCCACCGGCTCTGAAAACAAGACAGCTGCCGTCAACCCCCCAGAGACGCCGGCAGAGAAGAAACAGGAGGAGATCACCGGAAGCGATGGCAGCAAcaccaacaacagcaaaacCTCAGAACCCTCCCAGCATTCTTTGCCAGCTCTCGTCAGCAGTTTGGACAATAAAAAGTAA
- the phf21ab gene encoding PHD finger protein 21A isoform X1: protein MLQLDGFPTGDSVQADRSAGRLTGSMMELQTLQEALKVEIQIHQKLVAQMKQDPQNADLKKQLHELQAKITALSEKQKKVVEQLRKELLVKQEPEAKLQLQVQTPPGGGDIKPANPLQSQQIAGALQQTLTVTPVLTTKTLVLKAAPGTVLPQRPPTVAMVTTAITKPDSQNAPINLQVAGKLTNQSSEPMRLVSKNAMVVQAAAQPIKVPQFVPPPRLTPRPAFQPQVRPKLTTPTNVPIAPAPPPPMMAAPQLLQRPVMLATKLSSSLSSSAPIHQVRIVNGQPCSKTGAAPLTGIVITTPVSAAPTRLASPAQVPLPTPVPTQTPVQPIQISSLTTEPKQTVKPGGTEQHAVVSLPSSSSTAPVSPPPRPPKKEENPEKLAFMVSLGLVTHDHLEEIQSKRQERKRRTTANPVYSGAVFEPERKKSAVSYLNSPLHQGTRKRGRPPKYSSVPDLVSLTPTSPSSPVHPLPLPSPSSGDGDIHEDFCTVCRRSGQLLMCDTCSRVYHLDCLDPPLKTIPKGMWICPKCQDQILKKEEAIPWPGTLAIVHSYIAYKEAKEEEKQKLMKWSSELKLEREQLEQRVKQLSNSITKCMETKNTILARQKEMQLSLDKVKHLIRLIQAFNFNQALAETEGKDMRVPDRAEAAVSSEAPPKVNSAEKVKAGSSLASVITEGSKPEEHGAAGSHQTGGDTSGQPDSTVLTADSGTGVGADGKAGPGGGANTGTGLQAEIVAKPETEVAAATNVPASSAVATTNGTVELARPDQSPGGGHGANAATGSENKTAAVNPPETPAEKKQEEITGSDGSNTNNSKTSEPSQHSLPALVSSLDNKK from the exons ATGCTTCAGTTGGATGGTTTTCCTACTGGAGACAGTGTTCAG gcTGATCGATCGGCTGGCAGACTGACTGGATCCATGATGGAATTACAGACGTTACAGGAGGCCCTGAAGGTGGAGATCCAGATCCATCAG AAACTGGTTGCTCAGATGAAGCAGGACCCTCAG aaCGCAGATCTGAAGAAGCAGCTCCACGAACTTCAAGCAAAGATCACAGCGCTCAGCGAGAAGCAG AAAAaggtggtggagcagctgaGGAAGGAGCTGCTGGTGAAGCAGGAGCCGGAGGCcaagctgcagctgcaggtccAAACTCCTCCAGGAGGAGGAGACATCAAGCCGGCCAACCCACTGCAGAGCCAGCAGATAGCTGGAGCGCTGCAGCAG ACGCTGACAGTGACGCCGGTCCTCACCACAAAGACGCTGGTGCTGAAAGCTGCCCCCGGCACCGTCCTGCCGCAGCGCCCGCCCACCGTCGCTATGGTAACCACAGCTATCACCAAACCCGACTCGCAGAACGCCCCCATCAACCTCCAGGTGGCCGGCAAGCTGACCAATCAGAGCTCGGAGCCCATGCGGCTGGTGTCCAAGAACGCCATGGTG GTGCAGGCCGCCGCCCAGCCAATCAAAGTTCCTCAGTTTGTCCCGCCTCCTAGACTGACGCCTCGACCCGCCTTTCAGCCACAG GTCCGGCCAAAGCTGACCACGCCCACCAATGTCCCTATTGCACCggcccctcccccacccatgaTGGCGGCCCCCCAGTTGCTGCAGCGGCCCGTCATGTTGGCCACTAAGCTCTCGTCCTCGCTGTCGTCGTCGGCGCCCATCCACCAGGTCCGCATCGTCAACGGCCAGCCCTGCAGCAAGACCGGTGCCGCCCCGCTGACGGGCATCGTCATCACCACGCCAGTCTCCGCTGCACCCACCCGCCTCGCCAGCCCCGCCCAGGTGCCCCTGCCCACCCCCGTCCCCACTCAGACTCCGGTCCAGCCGATCCAGATCAGCAGCCTGACCACTGAGCCCAAG CAGACTGTTAAACCGGGAGGAACAGAGCAGCACGCCGTCGTCAGCCTCCCGTCCTCCTCCTCAACCGCTCCTGTGTCTCCTCCTCCCAGGCCccccaagaaagaggagaacCCAGAG AAACTGGCCTTCATGGTGTCCTTGGGCCTGGTAACACACGACCACCTGGAAG aAATTCAGAGCAAAAGACAGGAGCGTAAGAGGAGAACGACGGCCAACCCGGTGTACAGCGGCGCCGTGTTTGAACCCGAG aggaaaaagaGTGCAGTGAGTTACCTGAACAGCCCTCTGCACCAGGGGACCAGGAAGAGAG GTCGTCCACCCAAATACAGCAGCGTCCCGGACCTGGTCAGCCTCACCCCGACCTCCCCCTCCAGCCCCGTCCATCCCCTCCCCCTGCCCAGCCCCAGCTCTGGGGAT GGAGACATCCATGAGGACTTCTGCACTGTGTGCAGACGCAGTGGCCAGTTGCTCATGTGCGACACGTGTTCTCGTGTTTATCACCTGGACTGCCTGGATCCACCCCTGAAAACCATTCCTAAAGGCATGTGGATCTGTCCAAAATGCCAAGATCAG ATCCTGAAGAAAGAAGAAGCCATTCCCTGGCCCGGCACCCTGGCTATCGTTCATTCCTACATCGCTTACAAAGAAG CTAAAGAAGAGGAGAAGCAGAAGCTGATGAAgtggagctcagagctgaaACTGGAGcgagagcagctggaacagagaGTCAAGCAGCTCAGCAACTCCATAACA aaatgCATGGAGACCAAAAACACCATCCTGGCCCGCCAGAAGGAGATGCAGCTCTCCCTGGACAAAGTCAAACACCTGATTCGCCTCATCCAAGCCTTCAACTTCAACCAGGCTCTGGCAGAGACGGAGGGCAAAGACATGAGAGTCCCGGACAGGGCTGAGGCCGCGGTCAGCTCTGAAGCTCCGCCCAAAGTCAACTCGGCGGAGAAGGTGAAGGCGGGGAGCTCCTTGGCCAGCGTCATCACCGAAGGGAGCAAGCCCGAGGAGCACGGAGCCGCGGGGAGCCACCAGACGGGCGGAGACACCTCCGGCCAGCCCGACAGCACAGTCCTAACGGCAGATAGCGGCACCGGCGTGGGGGCGGACGGAAAGGCGGGGCCGGGGGGAGGGGCTAACACGGGGACTGGTCTCCAGGCGGAGATCGTAGCCAAGCCTGAGACTGAGGTAGCCGCGGCAACTAATGTTCCCGCTTCTTCGGCCGTTGCCACCACCAACGGCACAGTCGAGCTAGCCCGTCCCGATCAGAGCCCCGGCGGAGGCCACGGCGCCAACGCCGCCACCGGCTCTGAAAACAAGACAGCTGCCGTCAACCCCCCAGAGACGCCGGCAGAGAAGAAACAGGAGGAGATCACCGGAAGCGATGGCAGCAAcaccaacaacagcaaaacCTCAGAACCCTCCCAGCATTCTTTGCCAGCTCTCGTCAGCAGTTTGGACAATAAAAAGTAA
- the phf21ab gene encoding PHD finger protein 21A isoform X3, giving the protein MLQLDGFPTGDSVQADRSAGRLTGSMMELQTLQEALKVEIQIHQKLVAQMKQDPQNADLKKQLHELQAKITALSEKQKKVVEQLRKELLVKQEPEAKLQLQVQTPPGGGDIKPANPLQSQQIAGALQQTLTVTPVLTTKTLVLKAAPGTVLPQRPPTVAMVTTAITKPDSQNAPINLQVAGKLTNQSSEPMRLVSKNAMVVQAAAQPIKVPQFVPPPRLTPRPAFQPQVRPKLTTPTNVPIAPAPPPPMMAAPQLLQRPVMLATKLSSSLSSSAPIHQVRIVNGQPCSKTGAAPLTGIVITTPVSAAPTRLASPAQVPLPTPVPTQTPVQPIQISSLTTEPKQTVKPGGTEQHAVVSLPSSSSTAPVSPPPRPPKKEENPEKLAFMVSLGLVTHDHLEEIQSKRQERKRRTTANPVYSGAVFEPERKKSAVSYLNSPLHQGTRKRANEDSLSKGDIHEDFCTVCRRSGQLLMCDTCSRVYHLDCLDPPLKTIPKGMWICPKCQDQILKKEEAIPWPGTLAIVHSYIAYKEAKEEEKQKLMKWSSELKLEREQLEQRVKQLSNSITKCMETKNTILARQKEMQLSLDKVKHLIRLIQAFNFNQALAETEGKDMRVPDRAEAAVSSEAPPKVNSAEKVKAGSSLASVITEGSKPEEHGAAGSHQTGGDTSGQPDSTVLTADSGTGVGADGKAGPGGGANTGTGLQAEIVAKPETEVAAATNVPASSAVATTNGTVELARPDQSPGGGHGANAATGSENKTAAVNPPETPAEKKQEEITGSDGSNTNNSKTSEPSQHSLPALVSSLDNKK; this is encoded by the exons ATGCTTCAGTTGGATGGTTTTCCTACTGGAGACAGTGTTCAG gcTGATCGATCGGCTGGCAGACTGACTGGATCCATGATGGAATTACAGACGTTACAGGAGGCCCTGAAGGTGGAGATCCAGATCCATCAG AAACTGGTTGCTCAGATGAAGCAGGACCCTCAG aaCGCAGATCTGAAGAAGCAGCTCCACGAACTTCAAGCAAAGATCACAGCGCTCAGCGAGAAGCAG AAAAaggtggtggagcagctgaGGAAGGAGCTGCTGGTGAAGCAGGAGCCGGAGGCcaagctgcagctgcaggtccAAACTCCTCCAGGAGGAGGAGACATCAAGCCGGCCAACCCACTGCAGAGCCAGCAGATAGCTGGAGCGCTGCAGCAG ACGCTGACAGTGACGCCGGTCCTCACCACAAAGACGCTGGTGCTGAAAGCTGCCCCCGGCACCGTCCTGCCGCAGCGCCCGCCCACCGTCGCTATGGTAACCACAGCTATCACCAAACCCGACTCGCAGAACGCCCCCATCAACCTCCAGGTGGCCGGCAAGCTGACCAATCAGAGCTCGGAGCCCATGCGGCTGGTGTCCAAGAACGCCATGGTG GTGCAGGCCGCCGCCCAGCCAATCAAAGTTCCTCAGTTTGTCCCGCCTCCTAGACTGACGCCTCGACCCGCCTTTCAGCCACAG GTCCGGCCAAAGCTGACCACGCCCACCAATGTCCCTATTGCACCggcccctcccccacccatgaTGGCGGCCCCCCAGTTGCTGCAGCGGCCCGTCATGTTGGCCACTAAGCTCTCGTCCTCGCTGTCGTCGTCGGCGCCCATCCACCAGGTCCGCATCGTCAACGGCCAGCCCTGCAGCAAGACCGGTGCCGCCCCGCTGACGGGCATCGTCATCACCACGCCAGTCTCCGCTGCACCCACCCGCCTCGCCAGCCCCGCCCAGGTGCCCCTGCCCACCCCCGTCCCCACTCAGACTCCGGTCCAGCCGATCCAGATCAGCAGCCTGACCACTGAGCCCAAG CAGACTGTTAAACCGGGAGGAACAGAGCAGCACGCCGTCGTCAGCCTCCCGTCCTCCTCCTCAACCGCTCCTGTGTCTCCTCCTCCCAGGCCccccaagaaagaggagaacCCAGAG AAACTGGCCTTCATGGTGTCCTTGGGCCTGGTAACACACGACCACCTGGAAG aAATTCAGAGCAAAAGACAGGAGCGTAAGAGGAGAACGACGGCCAACCCGGTGTACAGCGGCGCCGTGTTTGAACCCGAG aggaaaaagaGTGCAGTGAGTTACCTGAACAGCCCTCTGCACCAGGGGACCAGGAAGAGAG CCAACGAAGACTCCCTTTCCAAG GGAGACATCCATGAGGACTTCTGCACTGTGTGCAGACGCAGTGGCCAGTTGCTCATGTGCGACACGTGTTCTCGTGTTTATCACCTGGACTGCCTGGATCCACCCCTGAAAACCATTCCTAAAGGCATGTGGATCTGTCCAAAATGCCAAGATCAG ATCCTGAAGAAAGAAGAAGCCATTCCCTGGCCCGGCACCCTGGCTATCGTTCATTCCTACATCGCTTACAAAGAAG CTAAAGAAGAGGAGAAGCAGAAGCTGATGAAgtggagctcagagctgaaACTGGAGcgagagcagctggaacagagaGTCAAGCAGCTCAGCAACTCCATAACA aaatgCATGGAGACCAAAAACACCATCCTGGCCCGCCAGAAGGAGATGCAGCTCTCCCTGGACAAAGTCAAACACCTGATTCGCCTCATCCAAGCCTTCAACTTCAACCAGGCTCTGGCAGAGACGGAGGGCAAAGACATGAGAGTCCCGGACAGGGCTGAGGCCGCGGTCAGCTCTGAAGCTCCGCCCAAAGTCAACTCGGCGGAGAAGGTGAAGGCGGGGAGCTCCTTGGCCAGCGTCATCACCGAAGGGAGCAAGCCCGAGGAGCACGGAGCCGCGGGGAGCCACCAGACGGGCGGAGACACCTCCGGCCAGCCCGACAGCACAGTCCTAACGGCAGATAGCGGCACCGGCGTGGGGGCGGACGGAAAGGCGGGGCCGGGGGGAGGGGCTAACACGGGGACTGGTCTCCAGGCGGAGATCGTAGCCAAGCCTGAGACTGAGGTAGCCGCGGCAACTAATGTTCCCGCTTCTTCGGCCGTTGCCACCACCAACGGCACAGTCGAGCTAGCCCGTCCCGATCAGAGCCCCGGCGGAGGCCACGGCGCCAACGCCGCCACCGGCTCTGAAAACAAGACAGCTGCCGTCAACCCCCCAGAGACGCCGGCAGAGAAGAAACAGGAGGAGATCACCGGAAGCGATGGCAGCAAcaccaacaacagcaaaacCTCAGAACCCTCCCAGCATTCTTTGCCAGCTCTCGTCAGCAGTTTGGACAATAAAAAGTAA